The following are encoded in a window of Brockia lithotrophica genomic DNA:
- a CDS encoding deoxynucleoside kinase translates to MFLAVSGMVGVGKTTLATALAERLGFALISERGSTNPYLDDYYADFRRWSFNVQVFFLAERFRGQLRVLRERTSHVQDRTIYEDAEIFARLHYEQGNMDARDYATYRLLYETLLDTPAFPHPDLVLYLTGDFEEIYRRILTRGRPAELKTPRSYWWELYRRYEAWIADFRRAPVLRVPIASYDVYEGRGIDDLVEQIRALEVG, encoded by the coding sequence ATGTTCCTCGCCGTCTCCGGAATGGTCGGCGTCGGCAAGACGACACTCGCCACCGCACTTGCCGAGCGGCTCGGGTTCGCCTTGATCAGCGAGCGCGGCTCGACGAACCCTTACCTCGACGACTACTACGCGGATTTCCGGCGCTGGAGCTTCAACGTCCAGGTGTTCTTCCTCGCCGAACGCTTCCGTGGGCAACTCCGGGTCCTCCGCGAGCGCACGTCCCACGTGCAGGACCGGACGATCTACGAAGACGCGGAGATCTTCGCGCGCCTTCACTACGAGCAGGGAAACATGGACGCCCGCGACTATGCCACCTACCGCCTCCTCTACGAAACCCTCCTCGACACCCCGGCCTTCCCCCACCCCGACCTCGTCCTCTACCTCACGGGGGACTTCGAGGAAATCTACCGGCGCATCCTCACGCGCGGTCGTCCCGCAGAACTCAAAACCCCGCGCTCGTACTGGTGGGAATTGTACCGGCGCTACGAAGCGTGGATCGCGGACTTCCGCCGCGCACCCGTGTTGCGCGTGCCGATCGCAAGCTACGATGTCTACGAGGGCCGTGGAATTGACGACCTCGTGGAGCAAATTCGCGCCTTGGAGGTCGGCTAG
- the argJ gene encoding bifunctional glutamate N-acetyltransferase/amino-acid acetyltransferase ArgJ: MQESSKVGGPAQPMAEQSDRSSSACGKGEEAWLARLGYPVSGVLERCTRERGVAAPRGFRAGGVHAGIKRRRPDLGWIVSDVPARAAAVYTRHAFPAAPLLVTREAIARSGGVLRAVIVNSGNANAITGERGFADARRMQALFAERIGAPPEHVAVASTGVIGVPLPMERIENALAELPLAEADEGAFARAILTTDTRTKQAAATIVVDGVEVTVAGTAKGSGMIHPNMATMLAFFTTDAEVDRASLEGLFREVSARTFNRISVDGDTSTNDMALILANGLAGNRPLEPSHPDWGRFRSALFYVARELARAIAEDGEGATKLLHVRVDGARDEASAGELARAVVRSSLVKAAVYGADPNWGRIASALGASGIPFSPEGLSVVLQGIPVLARGMPLPFDEAAASARLREEYVLVDVHLEDGSGVAEAWGCDLTEDYVRINAHYRT, encoded by the coding sequence GTGCAGGAAAGTTCCAAAGTCGGCGGTCCGGCCCAGCCGATGGCAGAGCAGTCCGATCGTTCTTCTTCCGCGTGTGGGAAGGGCGAGGAAGCGTGGCTCGCCCGTCTGGGGTATCCCGTATCCGGCGTGCTCGAACGTTGCACGCGGGAGCGGGGGGTGGCGGCGCCCCGCGGATTTCGCGCCGGCGGCGTTCACGCGGGGATCAAACGGCGGCGGCCGGACCTCGGATGGATCGTCTCCGACGTCCCCGCGCGGGCGGCTGCGGTCTACACGCGGCACGCGTTTCCCGCCGCGCCGCTCCTCGTCACGCGGGAGGCGATCGCCCGAAGCGGTGGCGTTTTGCGGGCCGTAATCGTGAATTCCGGAAATGCCAACGCGATTACGGGCGAGCGGGGGTTTGCCGACGCCCGGCGGATGCAGGCCCTCTTTGCCGAACGCATCGGGGCGCCTCCCGAGCACGTTGCCGTGGCGTCTACGGGGGTGATCGGCGTTCCCCTCCCCATGGAGCGGATCGAAAACGCCCTCGCGGAACTTCCGCTTGCCGAGGCGGACGAAGGGGCCTTTGCCCGGGCCATCCTCACGACGGATACGCGCACAAAGCAGGCGGCCGCCACCATCGTCGTCGACGGGGTGGAGGTGACCGTAGCCGGGACGGCGAAGGGCTCAGGGATGATCCACCCGAACATGGCGACTATGCTCGCTTTCTTTACCACGGACGCCGAGGTGGACCGGGCGAGTCTGGAGGGACTCTTTCGCGAGGTGAGCGCCCGAACGTTCAACCGAATCAGCGTCGACGGCGACACGAGCACGAACGACATGGCGCTCATCCTGGCCAACGGCCTGGCGGGGAATCGACCGCTCGAACCGTCGCATCCGGACTGGGGTCGCTTTCGTTCGGCACTCTTCTACGTGGCGCGGGAGTTGGCCCGCGCCATCGCGGAGGACGGCGAAGGTGCAACCAAGCTCCTCCACGTCCGGGTGGACGGCGCGCGCGACGAAGCTTCCGCCGGCGAACTCGCCCGGGCCGTAGTCCGCTCTTCCCTCGTAAAGGCGGCGGTGTACGGTGCGGATCCGAATTGGGGACGCATCGCTTCCGCCCTCGGGGCGAGCGGAATTCCCTTCTCCCCGGAAGGGCTTTCCGTCGTCCTTCAGGGGATTCCCGTTCTCGCGCGGGGGATGCCCCTTCCCTTCGACGAGGCAGCGGCGTCCGCGCGCCTGAGAGAGGAGTACGTGCTCGTAGACGTGCACCTCGAGGACGGTTCGGGCGTCGCCGAGGCGTGGGGCTGTGACCTTACGGAAGACTACGTGCGGATTAACGCCCACTACCGCACGTAA
- the argC gene encoding N-acetyl-gamma-glutamyl-phosphate reductase, producing MGLRVGVVGTGYGGTELVRLLTSHPHVDELHLYSESQAGKGLGEVYAAWRDADLPLLPLEALEETELDVLFLATPHGASRELVTRWIGRPQVIVDLSGDFRFRDGAVYERFYRMPAAPRSLLEEAVYGLAEFAPPELSRARLVANPGCFPTAALLALLPLAKAGLLRPGSAIVDAKTGVSGAGRSPSLATHFSEVNENVRPYNVFVHRHGAEIEVYLGAGPVSFVPHLVPMTRGILVTAYGELVEPMTTEDLFELYRHTYAGRPFVRLLRPGTYPETKAVQGSNFVDIGLIATADGRKAVVMAAIDNLVKGAAGQAVQNMNLRFGLPETAGLVGRPLYP from the coding sequence GTGGGTCTTCGGGTCGGCGTCGTCGGTACGGGCTACGGGGGTACAGAGCTCGTCCGCCTCCTCACCTCGCACCCGCATGTGGACGAACTTCACCTCTATTCCGAATCCCAGGCGGGCAAGGGATTGGGCGAGGTGTACGCCGCGTGGCGCGACGCGGACCTCCCCCTTCTCCCCCTCGAGGCGTTGGAGGAGACGGAGCTCGACGTACTCTTTCTCGCCACCCCGCACGGCGCTTCGCGCGAGCTTGTGACCCGCTGGATCGGACGACCTCAGGTGATCGTCGACCTTTCCGGGGACTTTCGCTTCCGCGACGGTGCGGTGTACGAGCGCTTCTACCGCATGCCCGCGGCACCGCGTTCTCTTTTGGAGGAAGCCGTGTACGGGCTTGCGGAGTTCGCTCCGCCGGAGCTCTCGCGTGCGAGGCTTGTGGCGAATCCCGGCTGCTTCCCCACCGCGGCCCTCCTCGCCCTCCTCCCCCTCGCAAAGGCCGGGCTTTTGCGCCCGGGATCGGCGATCGTCGACGCCAAGACGGGGGTCTCCGGGGCGGGCCGTTCCCCCTCCCTCGCCACGCACTTTTCGGAGGTAAACGAGAACGTCCGCCCTTACAACGTCTTCGTGCACCGGCATGGGGCGGAAATCGAGGTGTACCTCGGCGCGGGGCCGGTGAGCTTTGTCCCCCACCTCGTGCCCATGACGCGGGGAATCCTCGTGACGGCGTACGGCGAGCTCGTGGAACCGATGACGACGGAGGACCTTTTTGAACTTTACCGGCACACATATGCCGGGCGTCCTTTCGTCCGCCTCCTCCGACCGGGGACGTACCCCGAAACGAAGGCGGTGCAAGGGAGCAATTTCGTGGACATCGGGCTCATCGCGACCGCCGACGGGCGGAAGGCGGTGGTCATGGCCGCCATCGACAACCTCGTCAAAGGTGCGGCGGGTCAGGCCGTGCAGAACATGAACCTACGCTTCGGACTTCCGGAGACGGCGGGGCTCGTCGGGCGCCCCCTTTATCCGTGA
- a CDS encoding cell wall hydrolase translates to MPVVRATWNEIQLLARLMRAEAESEGRLGMLLVGNVAVNRLRGNCLDFRNIRTLTQVIFQSPGGFEAVRKGYFYQRARWSEIQLAQRVVNGERFWPATYSLWFFKPWGGCPPQWYGQWNAGRYKSHCFYHPTYASCPGVYKW, encoded by the coding sequence GTGCCCGTAGTCCGCGCCACGTGGAACGAAATTCAGCTCCTTGCACGTCTCATGCGCGCGGAGGCCGAGTCCGAGGGGCGGCTCGGGATGCTCTTGGTAGGGAACGTAGCCGTGAACCGACTACGCGGGAATTGCCTCGATTTCCGAAATATTCGCACTCTAACGCAGGTGATCTTCCAAAGCCCCGGTGGCTTTGAGGCCGTCCGCAAGGGATACTTCTACCAACGCGCCCGTTGGAGCGAGATTCAGCTGGCCCAACGCGTGGTGAACGGCGAACGCTTTTGGCCCGCGACGTACAGCCTCTGGTTTTTCAAGCCCTGGGGCGGATGCCCGCCTCAGTGGTACGGGCAGTGGAACGCGGGGCGGTACAAGAGCCACTGCTTCTACCATCCTACGTATGCGAGTTGCCCGGGAGTTTACAAGTGGTGA
- a CDS encoding deoxynucleoside kinase, translating to MSQAHPLSPDTAPTPHSRNSEGTSAQTFVAVEGPIGVGKTTLATLIHEEFGYHLLLETVADNPILPLFYRDRERWALHIETFFLVDRIEQLERTRELLPHTPVVSDYHILKNLIFSRENLPPRKFAKYETLYRIYTEDLPRPNVIVYLRASLATLQYRIALRGREYEKDMDPAYLERIRLAYEAYFADAPRRHPEAKILTFDGDSLDFVHDPEAYRFVMAELEKHLPRALGREVRR from the coding sequence ATGTCGCAAGCGCATCCGCTTTCCCCCGACACCGCACCCACACCGCACAGCCGGAATTCCGAAGGGACATCTGCGCAAACGTTTGTAGCTGTAGAAGGGCCAATCGGTGTGGGAAAGACGACCTTGGCCACCTTGATCCACGAAGAGTTTGGCTACCACCTCCTTCTCGAGACGGTCGCAGACAACCCCATCTTGCCCCTCTTTTACCGCGACCGTGAGCGTTGGGCTCTGCACATCGAGACGTTTTTCCTCGTCGACCGGATAGAGCAGCTCGAGCGCACGCGCGAGCTCCTTCCGCATACACCGGTGGTGAGCGACTACCACATCCTCAAAAACCTCATCTTTTCCCGAGAAAACCTCCCGCCACGCAAGTTCGCCAAGTACGAGACGCTCTACCGGATCTACACGGAAGACCTCCCCCGCCCCAACGTGATCGTCTACCTCCGCGCCAGCCTGGCCACCTTGCAGTACCGCATCGCCCTGCGCGGCCGGGAATACGAAAAAGACATGGACCCCGCCTACCTCGAACGCATCCGCCTCGCGTACGAAGCCTACTTTGCCGACGCACCCAGGCGGCACCCGGAGGCCAAGATCCTCACCTTTGACGGCGACAGCCTGGACTTCGTCCACGATCCCGAGGCGTACCGCTTCGTCATGGCGGAACTCGAAAAGCACCTCCCCAGGGCGCTCGGGCGGGAGGTGCGGCGCTGA
- a CDS encoding sensor histidine kinase, with protein sequence MRTWRGKLVLWSLASMFAVALVFAGVTYANLRKSLLEEERRELDVRTEALVRVLRENPSLLRSLSSPRDEERRATEQAWEIRLRAFLYPDERLSLFGEGGAVLLHIEGDGEEGNVEGDDAPFANLTLYREFSSGGTTYVLRVDHPSTRLKTLTHLLLRSLLVGLVVAAAGSTAGALLLARAFLRPLHALLQTFRRVREADFSARAPVGAADDELAELARTFNAMMDAVEASVARERRFFADAAHELRTPLAAISGHAEFLRRWGDRDPERAKRSLEAIREETARLTRLVEGILTLGRLEDPDALLALEGSCWAEEVLLPLVEEYRLLYPHVEVSFSSADRSPCVSPAMARSLPQEPLPPHVFPLACESLRHLARILLDNAVKYGAKGGEGGKVVVGVFVAEDGAGFFVRDYGPGIPERDLPHVFERFYRGDPARRRGGYGLGLSIARAIVERTGGEIRLANLPDGGLCALVRWPSPA encoded by the coding sequence ATGCGCACGTGGCGGGGAAAGCTTGTCCTTTGGTCGCTCGCCTCCATGTTTGCCGTGGCGCTCGTCTTTGCGGGGGTTACGTATGCGAACCTTCGGAAGTCGCTGCTCGAAGAGGAAAGGCGCGAGCTTGACGTGCGCACGGAAGCGCTCGTGCGCGTGCTTCGGGAAAATCCCTCTCTTCTCCGTTCCCTCTCATCCCCCCGCGACGAGGAGCGCCGGGCGACGGAGCAGGCGTGGGAGATTCGCCTAAGGGCCTTTCTCTACCCGGACGAGCGCCTCTCGCTCTTCGGGGAGGGCGGTGCGGTTCTTTTGCACATCGAGGGGGACGGAGAGGAGGGAAATGTGGAAGGGGACGACGCGCCGTTTGCTAATCTCACCCTGTACCGCGAGTTCTCCTCCGGGGGAACGACGTATGTCCTCCGCGTCGACCATCCGTCCACGCGGCTCAAAACGCTTACCCACCTCCTCCTCCGTTCTCTCCTCGTTGGCCTCGTGGTGGCGGCGGCGGGGAGTACGGCGGGGGCCCTCCTTCTCGCCCGTGCCTTCCTTCGGCCGCTTCACGCCCTCCTTCAGACGTTTCGCCGGGTTCGCGAAGCGGACTTTTCCGCCCGCGCTCCCGTAGGTGCGGCGGACGACGAACTCGCCGAACTCGCGCGGACGTTTAACGCCATGATGGACGCCGTCGAAGCCTCCGTCGCCCGCGAGCGCCGCTTTTTTGCGGACGCCGCCCACGAGCTTCGCACCCCGCTCGCGGCGATTTCGGGGCACGCGGAGTTTCTCCGCCGCTGGGGAGACCGCGATCCCGAACGGGCGAAACGCAGCCTAGAGGCAATTCGCGAAGAGACGGCACGCCTCACCCGCCTGGTCGAGGGAATCCTCACCTTGGGTCGTCTCGAAGATCCGGACGCCCTTCTCGCCCTTGAGGGCAGCTGTTGGGCGGAAGAGGTTCTCTTGCCGCTCGTCGAGGAATACCGCCTCCTCTACCCGCACGTGGAGGTTTCTTTTTCCTCCGCTGACCGTAGTCCGTGCGTCTCGCCGGCAATGGCCCGTTCTCTTCCGCAGGAGCCCCTTCCTCCTCATGTCTTTCCCCTTGCCTGTGAGAGCCTAAGGCATCTTGCCCGCATCCTTCTTGACAACGCGGTGAAGTACGGCGCGAAAGGCGGAGAGGGAGGCAAGGTCGTCGTAGGCGTCTTCGTCGCGGAGGACGGGGCGGGCTTTTTCGTACGGGACTACGGTCCGGGCATTCCCGAACGCGATCTTCCCCACGTCTTCGAACGATTCTACCGCGGGGATCCCGCGCGCCGCCGCGGCGGGTACGGCCTCGGACTCTCCATCGCGCGGGCGATCGTCGAACGAACGGGCGGGGAAATCCGTTTGGCCAACCTCCCCGACGGCGGGCTGTGTGCTTTGGTGCGCTGGCCGTCCCCCGCATAG
- a CDS encoding response regulator transcription factor yields MLLVEDEPNVASFVAWELEHAGYTVTVAEDGLRGLGFLLRESFDLAIVDWMLPELDGLSLAEAIRRHERLRDLPILFLTARDAVADRVRGLRAGADDYLVKPFHVEELLARVEALLRRSRRSAGKSSAEPDASSVASADDAANASSERGGPEILVHGRIRVDVPGVRVTVGGRPVELTAREFDLLVLFLRNRGRVLSREEILDAVWGTDRFVEPNIVDVYVRYLRQKLDEPGKPSFLETVRGKGYVVRERDVGE; encoded by the coding sequence ATTCTCCTCGTGGAGGACGAGCCCAACGTCGCCTCCTTTGTCGCCTGGGAATTGGAACACGCTGGCTACACCGTCACGGTGGCGGAAGACGGGCTTCGGGGGCTTGGGTTCCTCCTTCGCGAATCTTTCGACCTCGCCATCGTGGACTGGATGCTTCCCGAGCTGGACGGTCTCTCCCTCGCCGAGGCGATCCGTAGGCACGAGCGCCTTCGCGATCTCCCCATCCTCTTCCTTACGGCGCGGGACGCCGTAGCCGACCGCGTGCGGGGGCTTCGGGCGGGTGCGGACGACTACCTCGTCAAACCCTTCCACGTGGAAGAGCTCCTCGCCCGGGTGGAGGCGCTTCTCCGGAGGAGTCGTCGGAGCGCCGGGAAAAGTTCGGCTGAGCCCGACGCCTCTTCGGTGGCTTCGGCGGATGATGCGGCGAACGCCTCGTCCGAGCGGGGAGGGCCGGAGATCCTCGTCCACGGACGGATCCGCGTCGACGTCCCGGGCGTTCGCGTAACCGTAGGCGGGAGGCCGGTGGAACTTACGGCGAGGGAATTCGACCTTCTCGTCTTGTTTCTGCGCAACCGCGGCCGCGTCCTCTCGCGCGAAGAAATCCTCGATGCGGTTTGGGGCACCGACCGCTTCGTGGAACCCAATATCGTGGACGTCTACGTACGGTACCTGCGGCAAAAGCTCGACGAACCGGGGAAGCCAAGCTTTCTCGAGACGGTACGGGGGAAGGGGTACGTCGTGCGTGAGAGGGATGTAGGGGAGTAG
- a CDS encoding PepSY domain-containing protein, protein MQKFPTVLALTVALGLGGLGVLGAHAFAQSAQAPAAQSAPAAPNGEEKSAEVREGKEADEAQEAARLAQEAKLTPKEAEAKALAAVPGSAVKTELGDENERVVYEVHVQDASGKRTEVKVDAKTGDVVGKETGEEGGPDENFEHED, encoded by the coding sequence ATGCAGAAGTTCCCCACCGTACTCGCCCTCACCGTTGCCCTTGGCTTGGGCGGGTTGGGCGTTTTGGGTGCCCACGCCTTTGCACAGTCCGCCCAGGCTCCGGCCGCTCAGTCCGCTCCGGCCGCTCCTAATGGGGAAGAGAAGTCCGCGGAGGTTCGGGAGGGCAAAGAGGCGGACGAAGCCCAGGAAGCCGCCCGATTGGCGCAGGAGGCCAAGCTCACGCCAAAGGAGGCGGAGGCCAAGGCGCTTGCCGCCGTTCCCGGAAGTGCGGTGAAGACGGAACTCGGCGACGAGAACGAGCGCGTGGTGTACGAAGTACACGTGCAAGACGCTTCCGGGAAGCGCACGGAGGTGAAGGTCGACGCCAAGACGGGTGACGTCGTAGGCAAGGAAACGGGAGAAGAAGGAGGGCCGGACGAGAACTTCGAACACGAGGACTAA
- the gerQ gene encoding spore coat protein GerQ produces MSFWDMQEVDGAFAVTGFGGPDAWGTAGMDPMRAAKEPAKPAPGTQAAPQAPAYPYVPFPPYPFGAYVPYGTPPSGAWIPGVPMTEEQLIAEQSYVENILRFNKGKTATVYLTYQNNPEWPAKVVRGVIQTAGRDFLILSDPNTGKRYLLLMVNVDWVEFDEPIRFVAPRVPPYVQYYIEESK; encoded by the coding sequence ATGAGCTTTTGGGATATGCAGGAAGTCGACGGAGCCTTTGCCGTGACGGGTTTCGGCGGTCCCGATGCGTGGGGAACGGCGGGGATGGATCCGATGCGCGCGGCCAAGGAGCCTGCCAAACCCGCTCCGGGCACCCAGGCGGCGCCGCAGGCGCCGGCGTACCCGTACGTCCCGTTCCCGCCGTACCCCTTCGGGGCCTACGTGCCGTACGGGACCCCTCCCTCTGGAGCCTGGATTCCCGGCGTTCCCATGACGGAGGAGCAGCTCATTGCCGAACAGTCCTACGTGGAGAACATCCTCCGGTTTAACAAGGGAAAGACGGCGACCGTGTACCTCACGTACCAGAACAATCCGGAGTGGCCGGCAAAGGTCGTCCGGGGGGTCATCCAAACCGCGGGACGGGACTTTCTCATCCTGAGCGATCCCAATACGGGCAAGCGCTACCTCCTTCTCATGGTCAACGTGGACTGGGTGGAGTTCGACGAGCCGATTCGCTTCGTCGCTCCGCGGGTCCCCCCCTACGTGCAGTACTACATCGAAGAAAGCAAGTGA